The following are encoded together in the Candidatus Poribacteria bacterium genome:
- a CDS encoding carbohydrate kinase, which yields MSEHHLSEPVVLAIDIGSSSTRAIPFDASGNAFADTTATRSHAVRATQDGGATLDALEVVEGVVACASESYARLGDRAASLRGVGISIFMHSWLGVDAQGEPTTPVIMWSDTRSTAEVTFLAREYGADRFHRESGCPPHTSYAPPKYLWLKKHDPGAVRRTRRWMNIGDFVLYRLFGSEGSSRSLASSLGLLRADTGDWNRDLLDFLGIAAESIPELVPHDTRFEGASGPYHQALGPAGLLPWFPASGDGSCSNVGSGGFDASTYALNLGTSGALRVLDRSLPRHAPEGLWCYLTNDDRPFIGGAITNAGSLFAWLCDRLRLEPGDKLEAALATMEPDSHGLTMLPFLMGERSVGWRGDATAAIVGLRGNTSSLDILRAGLETVALRIGLILERLRPVSPNTDRIVAGGGVTKSAAWMQIMSDVLEVPLYESEELEASARGAAVFALHALGDIPDLSAVPARLGRCYEPRPWASERYRAARARHADLYGKLVGGIDA from the coding sequence ATGTCCGAGCACCACCTGTCCGAGCCGGTCGTCCTGGCAATCGACATCGGTTCGTCATCGACGCGCGCGATCCCTTTCGACGCCAGCGGCAACGCCTTCGCCGACACGACAGCGACCCGGAGCCATGCGGTCCGCGCGACTCAGGACGGCGGAGCGACCCTCGACGCCCTCGAGGTCGTCGAAGGCGTGGTCGCCTGTGCTTCGGAGTCGTACGCTCGACTTGGTGACCGAGCTGCGTCGCTCCGAGGCGTCGGCATTTCCATTTTCATGCATTCTTGGCTCGGAGTCGATGCCCAGGGTGAACCGACCACGCCCGTTATCATGTGGTCGGACACCCGTAGCACCGCCGAAGTGACATTCCTTGCGCGCGAGTACGGAGCGGATCGGTTCCACCGTGAAAGCGGTTGCCCTCCGCACACGTCTTACGCTCCACCGAAGTACCTCTGGCTCAAGAAGCACGACCCGGGCGCCGTCCGGCGGACGCGACGCTGGATGAACATCGGCGACTTCGTGCTCTACCGGCTCTTCGGCAGCGAAGGCAGTAGCCGGTCGTTGGCGTCGTCTTTGGGGCTCCTCAGAGCCGACACCGGAGACTGGAACCGCGACCTCCTCGACTTCCTGGGCATCGCCGCCGAATCGATTCCCGAGTTGGTTCCACATGACACCCGCTTCGAAGGTGCGTCGGGCCCGTACCACCAAGCCCTGGGACCCGCAGGGCTGCTGCCGTGGTTCCCCGCAAGCGGCGACGGCTCCTGTAGCAACGTCGGCAGCGGAGGCTTCGACGCGTCCACGTACGCGCTGAACCTGGGAACCAGCGGGGCTCTGCGAGTGCTCGACCGCTCGCTGCCGCGTCACGCTCCCGAAGGGCTGTGGTGCTACCTGACAAACGACGACCGTCCCTTCATCGGGGGCGCGATCACGAATGCCGGAAGCCTGTTCGCCTGGCTGTGCGACCGACTGAGGCTCGAGCCCGGCGACAAACTGGAAGCGGCATTGGCGACTATGGAGCCCGACAGCCACGGGCTGACGATGCTGCCGTTCCTCATGGGCGAGCGCAGCGTCGGGTGGCGGGGAGACGCCACGGCGGCAATCGTCGGGCTACGCGGCAACACGTCGAGTCTGGATATCCTGCGCGCGGGCTTGGAGACGGTCGCCCTGCGCATCGGGCTCATCCTGGAGCGCCTTCGCCCGGTCTCTCCGAACACCGATCGCATCGTCGCGGGAGGCGGAGTCACGAAGTCGGCGGCGTGGATGCAGATCATGTCGGACGTTCTGGAGGTTCCCTTGTATGAGAGCGAGGAGCTTGAGGCGTCCGCGCGGGGGGCTGCCGTCTTCGCCCTGCACGCTCTCGGCGACATCCCCGACTTGAGCGCGGTCCCTGCACGGCTCGGGCGTTGCTACGAGCCCCGTCCTTGGGCGTCCGAGCGCTACCGCGCAGCCCGAGCGCGCCACGCGGACCTCTACGGCAAACTGGTTGGCGGCATCGACGCCTAG
- the ftsY gene encoding signal recognition particle-docking protein FtsY has protein sequence MFRNLFRKGDKPATPTTEARPASPSPIPAETPAEPAPKKTGFFQRLREGLSKTRANLTDQLAGLLRMGRRIDDDLIDEIEELLIRADVGVNTTMELIERVRETVKAKGLSDAGDLHGVLRDEVLRVLGDQAATIDTTTAKPFVMLVVGVNGVGKTTTIGKLASRYRSEGKRVLVAAADTFRAAAIDQLEVWCQRACVEIIKQAEGSDAAAVVFDAIAASRSRGTDVLIVDTAGRLHTKTNLMQELAKISRVASREVPDAPHEVLLVLDATTGQNAVSQAQKFREIVPVSGIALTKLDSTAKGGIVIAVKHELDIPVKLIGIGESIEDLRDFVPSDFVSALFTLSSDEESQG, from the coding sequence ATGTTCCGCAACCTGTTCCGCAAGGGCGACAAGCCCGCCACGCCAACGACCGAAGCACGACCAGCGAGCCCGAGCCCCATTCCTGCCGAGACGCCAGCCGAGCCCGCGCCGAAGAAGACGGGCTTCTTCCAGCGGCTCCGCGAAGGCTTATCCAAGACGCGGGCGAACCTCACCGACCAGCTCGCCGGTCTGCTCCGTATGGGACGCCGCATCGACGATGACTTGATCGACGAGATCGAGGAACTGCTCATCCGCGCGGACGTCGGCGTCAACACGACGATGGAGCTCATCGAACGCGTCCGCGAGACGGTGAAAGCCAAGGGACTGAGCGACGCCGGCGATCTGCACGGCGTCCTGAGGGACGAAGTCCTGAGAGTCCTCGGTGACCAAGCAGCGACAATCGACACGACCACGGCGAAGCCCTTTGTCATGCTCGTGGTCGGCGTGAACGGAGTCGGCAAGACGACCACAATCGGCAAGCTGGCTTCGCGGTACCGGAGCGAGGGCAAGCGCGTGCTGGTCGCCGCCGCAGACACGTTCCGAGCGGCAGCCATCGATCAGCTCGAGGTGTGGTGCCAGCGAGCCTGCGTCGAGATCATCAAGCAGGCGGAGGGGTCTGACGCCGCCGCCGTCGTCTTCGACGCGATCGCCGCGTCGCGTTCGCGCGGAACGGACGTGCTGATCGTCGACACGGCGGGTCGGCTCCACACGAAGACGAATCTGATGCAGGAGTTGGCGAAGATCAGCCGCGTCGCTTCGCGGGAAGTGCCGGACGCTCCGCACGAAGTGCTGTTGGTTCTCGACGCGACGACGGGACAGAACGCGGTGAGCCAGGCGCAGAAGTTCCGCGAGATCGTGCCGGTCTCGGGGATCGCCTTGACGAAGCTCGACAGCACGGCGAAGGGCGGCATCGTGATCGCCGTGAAGCACGAGCTCGATATCCCGGTGAAGCTGATCGGGATCGGCGAAAGCATCGAGGACCTGCGCGACTTCGTTCCGAGCGACTTCGTCTCCGCGCTCTTCACGCTCTCGAGCGACGAGGAGTCCCAGGGATGA
- a CDS encoding sigma-70 family RNA polymerase sigma factor, with translation MMGLSSHGKARWMDGSTLKQRFGELVAEHRHEVVMLCLSIVGSPEEAEDLAHDAFVEAYLKLEQLREADRFPSWLRTIARNVCRMWLRRQRRHVPCPCDVPVSRDAHDTAPALADAYSQLSPDHRLVVSLHYGEGMSYRGIASFLGLPIGTVMSRLHRARLSIRTTMERGGTLRGSDMTSEPDFAADIDAEIALLLDMFREDPQAATRLSVVLEHSPERLRRLVAEPGRPETLDQLGALLPRLGKPAYDAVVDAVLGTDASARANAARVLARWASVARDGGGAFTVAAPQTYWILDRALASDGASELVAETLLAIAESASDPCTRNLVTEALLCLDTAYPMLVARAREAVPDDLKRERRALLFALCRHGAKACDEFVKDLIAFDPEVRRVALEVIGAVATGRSRAGVGVECEPADLALRKRGIAHYAAVAPRNTDGDQLANTLDALGALLEDTDPETVEAAIRAIGLYAEPVHQDRLRRLAQDAPASVRAAALHALGSYAYENAHVLLASAADDDATVRTAAVMSLRRVQLPNDAPLDVPWAGHADSAVREAAKMTRAMASVARGHLPPEIEERKRRQAEREDRRRKRLDGAEAQPAGRPAHNISVEAAVRALPEVDSWGELEITRRIGSVCWDYSTTRRFLVSGGRHRIMTRDNGVYRLTDFGLAVWRVERRLAAAYLAPPEPGST, from the coding sequence ATGATGGGTTTGTCGAGCCACGGAAAGGCGCGCTGGATGGATGGTTCCACACTCAAGCAGCGCTTCGGCGAGCTTGTGGCGGAGCACCGCCACGAGGTCGTGATGCTTTGCCTGTCCATCGTGGGCAGCCCGGAAGAGGCTGAGGACCTGGCGCACGACGCCTTCGTCGAGGCGTACCTGAAGCTGGAACAACTGCGCGAAGCAGACAGGTTTCCGTCGTGGCTGAGAACCATCGCGCGGAACGTGTGTCGAATGTGGCTGCGGAGGCAGCGACGACACGTGCCGTGCCCCTGCGACGTGCCCGTGTCACGCGACGCGCACGACACGGCTCCTGCGCTGGCGGACGCGTACTCGCAACTGTCGCCAGACCACCGGTTGGTCGTCAGCCTGCACTACGGCGAGGGGATGTCCTATCGCGGCATCGCGAGCTTTCTGGGTCTGCCCATCGGAACGGTGATGAGCCGGCTCCACCGCGCGCGCCTGTCGATCAGGACGACCATGGAACGGGGCGGAACGCTGAGAGGATCGGACATGACATCGGAACCGGACTTCGCCGCCGACATCGATGCTGAGATCGCGCTGCTGCTGGACATGTTTCGGGAGGACCCGCAGGCGGCAACGCGGTTGTCCGTCGTGCTCGAGCACTCGCCGGAGCGCCTGCGTCGGCTGGTCGCCGAGCCGGGTCGCCCGGAGACGCTCGATCAACTGGGAGCCCTACTACCGAGGCTTGGGAAACCAGCGTACGACGCGGTCGTGGACGCGGTTCTGGGCACCGACGCATCGGCTCGCGCCAACGCCGCCCGGGTGCTGGCGCGCTGGGCTTCGGTGGCAAGAGACGGAGGGGGGGCATTCACGGTCGCAGCGCCGCAGACGTACTGGATCCTCGACCGCGCCCTCGCTTCGGACGGTGCGAGTGAGCTCGTCGCGGAAACGCTGCTCGCCATCGCCGAATCGGCGTCCGACCCATGTACGCGCAATCTCGTGACCGAGGCTCTGCTCTGTCTGGATACCGCGTACCCAATGCTCGTCGCGCGAGCGCGTGAAGCCGTTCCCGACGACCTGAAGCGCGAGCGGCGCGCGCTCCTGTTCGCCCTCTGCCGTCACGGCGCGAAGGCATGCGACGAGTTCGTCAAGGACCTGATCGCCTTCGACCCGGAGGTCCGTCGCGTGGCGCTGGAAGTCATCGGCGCGGTGGCGACGGGACGGTCGCGGGCAGGCGTTGGCGTCGAATGCGAACCGGCCGACCTGGCGCTTCGCAAGCGCGGCATCGCGCACTACGCCGCCGTCGCGCCTCGGAACACAGACGGCGACCAGCTCGCGAACACGCTCGACGCACTCGGGGCTCTGCTGGAGGATACGGACCCTGAGACCGTCGAAGCGGCGATCCGGGCGATCGGCCTGTACGCCGAGCCCGTCCATCAAGATCGGCTCCGGCGGCTGGCGCAGGATGCTCCCGCATCGGTTCGGGCCGCCGCGCTCCACGCGCTCGGATCGTATGCGTACGAGAACGCCCATGTCTTGCTCGCATCGGCGGCCGACGACGATGCGACGGTGCGCACGGCAGCCGTCATGTCGCTCCGGAGGGTGCAGTTGCCGAACGATGCGCCGCTGGACGTCCCGTGGGCTGGCCACGCCGATTCCGCAGTGCGCGAGGCGGCGAAGATGACCCGAGCCATGGCAAGCGTCGCTCGAGGCCATCTGCCGCCGGAGATCGAGGAACGGAAGCGACGGCAGGCTGAGCGTGAGGACCGCCGGAGGAAGCGCCTCGACGGCGCGGAAGCGCAACCGGCTGGCCGACCTGCCCACAACATCTCGGTCGAGGCAGCCGTGCGCGCGCTCCCCGAAGTGGACAGTTGGGGCGAGCTCGAGATCACGCGACGCATCGGGTCCGTGTGCTGGGACTACTCGACGACGCGGCGGTTCCTCGTCTCCGGTGGACGCCACCGCATCATGACGCGGGACAACGGGGTGTATCGGCTCACCGATTTCGGCCTCGCCGTATGGCGCGTCGAGCGGCGGCTGGCGGCCGCCTACCTGGCACCACCGGAGCCGGGGAGCACATAG
- a CDS encoding Rrf2 family transcriptional regulator — MLSYTIEYALRAAICLAQSEQGMTTARIAEIAKVPADYLAKVMQMLRKAKLVHAQRGLGGGYRLRREPSAITLLEVVNAVDPIERIHTCPLELESHGVALCPLHRRLDDAIAQFERAFSETTLADILETPTSSPPMCDLYVLPGSGGAR; from the coding sequence ATGCTCTCTTACACTATCGAGTACGCGCTACGCGCTGCGATATGCCTTGCCCAGAGCGAGCAAGGCATGACCACGGCTCGGATCGCCGAGATCGCCAAGGTCCCGGCGGACTATCTCGCCAAGGTGATGCAGATGCTCCGCAAGGCGAAACTCGTACACGCACAACGAGGACTTGGCGGGGGCTACCGCCTGCGCCGTGAGCCGTCCGCCATTACGCTGCTGGAGGTCGTCAACGCGGTCGATCCGATTGAGCGGATCCACACGTGCCCACTGGAGCTCGAGTCCCACGGCGTGGCTCTGTGTCCCCTGCACCGACGGCTCGATGACGCGATCGCACAGTTCGAGCGAGCATTTTCCGAGACGACGCTGGCGGACATACTGGAGACACCGACATCCAGCCCGCCGATGTGCGACCTCTATGTGCTCCCCGGCTCCGGTGGTGCCAGGTAG
- the ric gene encoding iron-sulfur cluster repair di-iron protein translates to MPMLDPNATVGAFVTERPGRSRVFEEFGIDYCCGGKTSLSAACEQAGIEVDQVLAAITDADASTGPDDIDWSQRSALDLVGNIVETHHAYLVAELPRLEGLTRKIARVHGDNHPELRTVADVYAALQEELRSHMMKEEQILFPMVEELTSAQVRPRFHCGSVNNPMGVMEIEHDNAGGALVKLRELTSDYSPPEDACNTYRAALDGLAALERDLHMHIHKENNILFPMVSAMEASLPARA, encoded by the coding sequence ATGCCCATGTTGGATCCCAACGCCACTGTTGGCGCGTTCGTGACGGAGCGTCCAGGCAGGTCTCGCGTGTTCGAGGAGTTTGGCATCGACTACTGCTGCGGCGGAAAGACCTCGCTGTCGGCTGCGTGCGAGCAGGCGGGCATCGAAGTCGATCAGGTGCTGGCGGCAATCACGGACGCCGATGCCTCGACGGGTCCCGATGACATCGACTGGTCGCAGAGGTCCGCTCTGGACCTCGTAGGGAACATCGTCGAAACGCACCACGCGTATCTGGTTGCCGAGCTCCCGCGACTGGAGGGGCTGACACGCAAGATCGCGCGCGTGCACGGCGACAACCACCCGGAGCTTCGCACCGTCGCCGACGTGTATGCCGCTCTACAGGAGGAGCTCCGCTCGCACATGATGAAGGAAGAACAGATCCTCTTCCCCATGGTCGAGGAGCTCACGTCGGCTCAGGTGCGCCCTCGGTTCCACTGTGGCAGCGTCAACAACCCGATGGGCGTCATGGAGATCGAACACGACAACGCTGGCGGCGCTCTCGTCAAGTTGCGCGAACTGACGTCCGACTACTCGCCACCGGAGGACGCGTGCAACACCTATCGGGCGGCGCTCGACGGACTCGCCGCGCTTGAGCGCGATCTGCACATGCACATCCACAAAGAGAACAACATCCTGTTCCCGATGGTCAGCGCGATGGAGGCATCCCTACCAGCGCGGGCTTGA
- a CDS encoding GNAT family N-acetyltransferase: MSIERIALSDVAELRLFYLKQMRDVPFCYGVTESEFVARTRVSEKEEPFADLRDETILVSRDRSGIDAYSHFAVREPECSGEPTGVIRFLTHQPGARAAGERVLAGTEDVLRSLGVRSVTAFPHTTSYRFYHLGFGLLSDRLAHVLGLAQLRGYTINNGEVFFEWSDAAAPDVAAPESGVETVVAFEDGRGALPDIHVHAVKDGVEIGECWSASVGKFSDDESVHATFFTEWLGVAEDYRGRGWGAYLLARTVREMRQVGYRDALISTNVRNHRAIVFYSNFGYRAVDTCYAFEKSLS; this comes from the coding sequence GTGAGCATCGAACGCATCGCGCTCAGCGACGTTGCCGAGCTCCGGCTGTTCTATCTGAAGCAGATGCGCGACGTGCCGTTCTGCTACGGAGTCACCGAGTCCGAGTTCGTGGCGCGCACGCGTGTCAGCGAGAAGGAGGAGCCCTTCGCAGACCTACGCGATGAGACGATCCTCGTCTCGCGCGACCGAAGCGGCATCGACGCCTACTCGCACTTCGCCGTCCGGGAGCCCGAATGCAGCGGCGAGCCGACCGGCGTCATTCGGTTCTTAACACACCAGCCCGGCGCACGCGCAGCAGGCGAACGCGTGCTCGCCGGTACGGAGGATGTGCTTCGAAGCCTCGGCGTCCGAAGCGTCACGGCGTTCCCGCACACGACGAGCTACCGGTTCTACCACCTTGGGTTCGGACTGCTGTCGGATCGCCTGGCGCACGTACTTGGCTTGGCTCAGTTGCGGGGGTATACCATCAACAACGGCGAGGTGTTCTTCGAATGGTCTGACGCCGCCGCGCCGGATGTCGCGGCGCCGGAGTCCGGCGTAGAGACCGTCGTCGCGTTCGAAGACGGTCGCGGAGCGTTGCCGGACATCCACGTGCATGCCGTGAAGGACGGCGTTGAGATCGGCGAGTGCTGGTCGGCGTCGGTGGGCAAGTTCTCGGACGACGAGTCCGTCCACGCGACCTTCTTCACGGAGTGGCTGGGCGTCGCCGAGGACTACCGAGGTCGAGGGTGGGGAGCCTATCTCCTCGCGCGAACCGTGCGGGAGATGAGGCAGGTCGGCTACCGCGACGCGCTCATCAGCACGAACGTGCGGAACCACCGCGCCATCGTGTTCTATTCGAACTTCGGGTACCGAGCCGTTGACACGTGCTACGCGTTCGAGAAGTCTCTGTCCTGA
- a CDS encoding cobalamin-independent methionine synthase II family protein, with translation MPTSEILTTVVGSYPTPDWLKAYPSRPHLRDATMVVVRTQELAGIDVVADGELYRFDVNHPETNGMVDYFVRRMSGIETSVTARDTVEFSRDEGLRYRREPAGVVAADIGSGTLDLAKDFESFRHLTDRRTKFTLTGPHMLSKVLMDRHYGNRADVAMAIADVLHEQTKTIDADVIQVDEANIAGHPEDSEWASRAINRVLDGIPGEKAVHLCFGNYGGQTVQQGLYASLAPFMDALRADHLVLEFSRRGYAELDVLRDLRADIGIGLGVVDIKDNEIESPDDIARTIERAERALGPGRVRYVHPDCGFWMLQRSVADGKMRALAQGRDRYLGGRG, from the coding sequence ATGCCCACGTCCGAGATACTGACGACCGTCGTTGGCAGCTATCCGACGCCAGACTGGCTGAAGGCGTACCCTTCCAGACCCCACCTTCGCGATGCGACGATGGTGGTCGTGCGGACGCAGGAACTGGCAGGTATCGATGTCGTCGCTGACGGCGAGCTCTACCGCTTCGATGTGAACCATCCCGAGACGAACGGGATGGTCGACTACTTTGTGCGCCGGATGAGCGGCATCGAGACGTCCGTCACGGCGCGGGACACTGTGGAGTTCTCCCGCGACGAGGGATTGCGCTACCGGCGCGAGCCCGCCGGTGTGGTCGCCGCCGACATCGGCTCCGGCACGCTCGACCTCGCAAAGGACTTCGAGTCGTTCCGCCATCTGACTGACCGGCGCACCAAGTTCACGCTAACGGGCCCGCACATGCTTTCGAAGGTTCTCATGGATCGACACTACGGGAACCGCGCCGATGTCGCCATGGCGATCGCCGACGTGCTTCACGAGCAGACGAAGACGATCGATGCCGACGTCATCCAGGTCGACGAAGCGAACATCGCGGGTCATCCCGAAGATTCGGAATGGGCTTCGCGGGCGATCAACCGCGTTCTCGACGGCATTCCGGGCGAGAAGGCGGTGCACCTGTGCTTCGGCAACTACGGCGGTCAGACGGTGCAGCAGGGGCTCTACGCATCCCTCGCCCCCTTCATGGACGCTCTGCGAGCCGACCATCTCGTGCTGGAGTTCTCGCGTCGCGGCTATGCTGAGCTGGACGTGCTGCGCGATCTTCGCGCCGACATCGGCATCGGGCTGGGCGTCGTGGACATCAAGGACAACGAGATCGAGTCGCCCGACGACATAGCGCGAACCATCGAGAGGGCGGAGAGGGCGTTGGGGCCCGGGAGAGTCCGATACGTCCACCCGGACTGCGGGTTCTGGATGCTTCAGCGGAGCGTCGCAGACGGGAAGATGCGAGCGCTCGCCCAGGGTCGCGACAGGTACCTGGGCGGACGTGGATAG